Part of the Zingiber officinale cultivar Zhangliang chromosome 8A, Zo_v1.1, whole genome shotgun sequence genome, atagggaccgagaggaggaattgattttggtctcccgatgaaattaagtttcccgtgttcgccccgaacacacaacttaatttcatcaataataattcattccactaaagaactattattgaactaccgcaccaatcccaaattatattttttggtttcttcttattatgagtgtgttagtctccatgtgtttaagatgccgaatgtccactaattaaataagttactgacaactcacttaattaatatcttagtccaagagtagtaccactcaactttatcgtcatgtcggactaaatccacctgcagggtttaacatgacaatccttatgagctcctcttggggacattatcaacctagatcactaggacacagtttccttctataatcaacaacatacactataagtgatttcatttcccaacttatcgggcttattgatttatcgaactaaatctcacccattgataaattaaagaaataaatatcaaatatatgtacttgttattatattaggattaagagcacacacttccataataactgaggtctttgtttctttataaagtcagtataaaagaaatgacctctaatggtcctactcaatacactctaagtgtactagtgtaattatatagttaagataaactaatacttaattacactacgacattccaatggtttgttcctttccatcttggtcgtgagctactgtttataatttataaggtactgataacacgatcttctgtgtgtgacaccacacactatgttatgtacaatataaattaattgaacatctacatttggtatatataaatatagacacttgaccaatgtaattcttatttctagataaatgtttataccaaaagctaggcttttaatatacatcctaaTAATGGAATCAAATTATCAACCTATTATAATGATTTTTGAGTCAAAAATGAATGATAGACTTTatatatcattgcatatcattgtctttttgttgaatccctatttttactataaatatagctctaTTGCTCTTTTTGAGGAGGTTGCGACGGAGATttttgaatgcatgaaaattttaCATGCCAATGAGTatctacaagatacaattattaataAGGAATTTGCAGAATACATAGACAATACTGGTTATTTGGAAAGACATTGGCAACAAAATCATGTGAACAAATAATGATACATTTGATTCGTGTATTTGGTGAAGTATATATGGTGCTCACACATCCAACTTGCTAAGAGTGGCATTAAGGATACTTTTAATAACTACAATTTCATCTTATTATGAAAGAAATTGAAGTATATTTGAAGGAATcaattttaaactttaagttttaattaaaataaaatattaatttttaaagtttatattcattaaaataaaatattaatttttaaagtttatattcatgttactaaatataatatttattttctctcttttttaagattaatataaagaaaaaaaataggtcGAATGTCAATAGGTTGAACAATCTaatatttgtccaatttaatacCAGACTATTGaataaacaaaaaagaaaaaaaaatgttgataTCTTTCTTgtaaaagatgcttcaaatgcacaagaTTGAATTGTAAATGGCGTAGAAGATAATAAAGTTGAACTAGATTCCAGGCTCACATGACAAATGGTTGATAAACCAAGTGAGTAGATGAAAATCTATAATCCCGAATAAGCTTTAGAACGAGAGAATTTCACAAGAATGATTTTGTATCCAAAGAAGAAGAGGGGGATCACAATGATGATATTAAGTTTGTATCGGTGAAAAATGAGttgttaaaaattatagaaagtagaataaatatatgatattttatttgttatgtaattttaaattcattttaaagTTGATGTTATTGTGTTGGAATTATAATATGTGATgtattatataatttatgttaCTACCGTAAAATCCGTTTAACGATGTCTAATCCCTGCCTAGATCGCCTAGGTACTAAGCATTGATCTGACACCCAAATAGCATTTAGCGGATTTTAAAATCTTCCCTTAGTCGATCACttggttttatataaaaaaaaactaattttactaaaattatcaaaaataaatttaagaaattatggagAGTGTTTTGGAAAAGAAAAagatattaatttgaattgaaaaattttcaaattatgttAGGATTAAATCGAATTCAGATTAatctgaatttaaaatttaatggattttgtaaaattaaattaaaatttatttttaaaatgaataataaagatagtgttaaaataaaaaaacaattataaaaaaatgataaaaacatTTTTAATTAGAATATTCAGATGGACCAAATTATCAGAATTCAGATGGTATTCGAATGAGAGTTAAATTcgtattgaatttttttttataaaatctttaCTTCGACTTTAAACCATCTGCATTAATACCCTTTTTATAAGGGGACATTAACCGTCATAGTTGCAACAAGTGAAGGATGGGATTTAGGGTTTAGAGATAAGGAGCACCACACACACAGATGGTAGCCAATAATGGCGACAGGTAGTGTGAGAGATAATAGGATAAGGAGATAGTGCAATTTACAAACATATGAATACATTTCTTTATAATATGAATACATTTACTTCTATCCAATTTTCTTACTAACATAATTTCACCCcaaattttgaaagcaaaatcaTCACTCATGTTTTTTCCTTCAACTTTTTCAAAGAAAGAAACCAAAGGAAAGCTACTCAAAATTGGTTAAAACTTACTATAAATATGTGAAACTATTTTGGGAGAGATGAACAGATACATAAAACAAAAAGAATCTTGGCAAGACAACTCAAAAATAGACCAAATAAAATAGCATTAGAGTTCGATGGAAATGAGACGCACCGAGTAAATTTTAGCACTATAAACTGTAGAGAAAAGAAAATCTGCAATGAACGGCTTGATCCAAATGAGAAATCCTTCAAACTACCCTACCAATTAACAATTCCATGACGAAGCTAAAATGGTTCATTGATAAAATCACGCCACCAGTGATTGCTTCACTTACGCTTTGTCTATGCAAACAGATTCGGGCGGGAGGCTTTGAAGGTGGTCTTCAGCTTTCTGGTGGGGGGCCTGACTTTCTTGAAGACAAGAGGGAATTTGATTTTTGAGTCATGGAATTGCTTGGTGCTTTCGCGCTTGCAGAGCTTGGAGGGGATAGTAGCTGTCTTGATGATCTGGATACCATGGTATCTAACACGGTGACGGGACGCCATTTCATCGTACATCTGCTCGACAGCACCATTCAGCGTAATATCCCTGTACTCCTTGTACATGTTATGGTAACCTGTTCTGCTCTGGTAACGCAGCCAGATACCATAGTTCTTGATCTTGGTTGGTTTCCTCTCGAAGATCTATCAAAACAGCAGCTCCGATTAAGTTTGAAGATCATAAACCAAAAAACATAATCTTATAATGAACATTCAATTTTGTATTAGATTTAACCAAAAGGTTAAAGAACTAAACATATCTGGGAATTCAATTTGGCAACAAACCAAAATAACATGATGATGCAAAAGAACACGCAAGATTTGGTAGTTGCGGCAATGAAAAGATTTTTCTAGAGAAATTATACTTTTAGAATGGTGTGGCACAATCATCAAATCTGATGTCAAAACAGTTCTGAACTACACTATGAGGGATCCTTGTTGAAGCAAGCACCTTCTGAACCATTATATAACATAAGATTCAAATTCAAAACAACATGATGATGACGacaacaatcaagccttatcccactaggtggggccGGCTAAACATAAtgacaaacaaaagaaaatataatcAAACCAACAAGGATGTCAGCTATAGGCAGCGGGCTGGTCACTAAATAACACATTCAATATATCCATCTGACAATGTAAAAGAATAAAGCCCACTGCAAAAACTCATATAGCCAATGGGTGGAGACTGAAGGACCAAAATCTTAGTATAGCTTCAAAGGCTAAAGAATCAAATGACTAAATAAGGAGACTCATAGACTACATTAACAAGCCTTACTTGCAATGGGACAACCCCAAaatgtagaaataataaaagCATAAGAAAAGCCTAAAAACATCTTGAAAAAACACACTTAAAAGTATCATGCAAGTATAAATAATGCATGAATAATCGATGTCAGAcaaccaaaaataatttaagaattCAAGTGGTCAGGCTGCTAATTGTTAGCAATAGTAAGTAACAAACCAATGGaataagaaataaagtttagCAACATGCTATGGATCAGTATAATACGTACATAAAGAACAGAAAAGAAGAGCTACAATTCAATATTTTAAAGAGAAGCAGTTATCCCAAAATAGAGTGCCTCAACAGCTATAGACAAAGGGATGCCTATCAACCAATTGAACTTCCAACACAGAAAAGGAGTTGAAGATAAACAATCCCACTACTCAATTAACAAAATTCTCACCAGCATTGAAGATCTACAAAAAAGCATTTCAAAGTGAATTTACATAGACAAAGAGGAATTGAAAGAAACTTCGGACGAGATTAAGAAAGACGAGAAAACCTAGGATGAGATTAAGAAAGACTTCATCAACCAGAGAGAAACATTAAGCTTGATGACAGAACTTTGGAAAATTTATAAAAGCAGAAAAGAAAGtttcaaattgaaggaaaacTATAATTTCACAAAGAATTCAAGCCACTTGAATGAAAACAAAGAGGAATCATTATATGTACCTCTGTGAGATACATAACAACCCTGTGTTGGCATAATCATTCACTTGGATAGCTCATTTTACTTAAATGGCAATTCTTTACAAATGGGCTCATTAGTCATCTCACCAAAATAGTAACAAGAAAACAAAGAGGAATCATTTGAATGATAAATGGAGAACACAAACAAGGGTCAAGTCACTTAACACACGCTTTGAGCAAAAGGTGTAAAAGCGGGCAAGTAAATAGACCTCGTTGATAGCAAGAACTTGACCATTGCTCTTCTTCACCTTCTTCAGCTTCCTTAAGAAGTACCTGGAATTAACAAATTTCCATGGAAggtcaaatttttttaataataatgagGAAAAAAGCCAGAAAAAGGAGACAATCAGAAGGAAAATCTGAGAGAAATTACCAGAACTTGGATTTGGCCCGGACGTCATTGGTAGCCCATAGCTTCATACGGTAGATCTTTGGGTGCGGCTCCGCATCGGTCGGTAGCCCTCGACCCACCACCTGGTACTGATGAAACTGCCAGCATCGCCAAATATGGATGAATTAAAGCAGAAGAACACAAATCACGAAAAAACTAAAAATTTGTTTAGGAAAGGCCATGTCGGAATCCGATTATTTGAACGATTACCGAAAAACGAAACTAGGATTTTAGAGAAAACATTCAAACAATCTAGAATGAAATAGATCTGGTAGATAGTTGCACAGTTTACAAAAGCAATGAGTGCGATCAACTGGAATGAGACGAATGGAGTCAGATTACCCTAAACTTCACCATCGATCGTAACGCCCCCCACGCCGCACTGGTAAACAACGCTCGAAGAACCAATTCCTTCAAAGACGAGTTAATATGGTAGTTAACCCTAGCGCGTTGCTTCTTCAAATTTAGCTCCATCCTTGATGGGATTTACGAAATTGCCGCTGGGTTTGTGTGGTTTAGTTTGGATCAGATTAGCGTTTCATTCGAGTCAGATTCAAATTTAACGGGTTGGATGTAACTAACATAACGGCACGATTCAGGGTAG contains:
- the LOC122009123 gene encoding 60S ribosomal protein L18a-like, with product MELNLKKQRARVNYHINSSLKELVLRALFTSAAWGALRSMVKFRFHQYQVVGRGLPTDAEPHPKIYRMKLWATNDVRAKSKFWYFLRKLKKVKKSNGQVLAINEIFERKPTKIKNYGIWLRYQSRTGYHNMYKEYRDITLNGAVEQMYDEMASRHRVRYHGIQIIKTATIPSKLCKRESTKQFHDSKIKFPLVFKKVRPPTRKLKTTFKASRPNLFA